A stretch of DNA from Nitrospirota bacterium:
CGGCTCGCCACGCAGCCGGTCGGCGAGACGGCCGGACAAAAGACACACCCGCAGGCCCCCGGAAGGGAACGTCGCCATCATCGCCCACGTCGACCACGGCAAGACCACCCTGGTGGACGGCATGCTCCGGCAGTCCGGCATCTTCCGGAGCAACCAGCAGGTGGCCGAAAGGGTCATGGACAGCATCGACCTGGAGCGGGAGAAGGGCATCACCATCATGGCCAAGAACACGGCCATCCGCTACGGCAAGACCACCATCAACATCGTCGACACCCCCGGGCACGCCGACTTCGGCGGCGAGGTGGAGCGCACCCTCAAGATGGTCGACGGTGTCCTCCTGCTGGTGGACGCCTCCGAGGGCCCCCTGCCCCAGACCCGGTTCGTCCTGAGGAAGGCCCTGGAGCTTCGGCTCCCGCCCGTCCTGGTCGTCAACAAGATAGACCGGTCCGACGCCCGCATCCAGGAGGTCCTGAACGAGGTCTACGACCTCTTCATAGACCTGGGGGCCGAGGAGGAGCAGCTCGACTTCCCCATCCTCTACACCAACGCCAAGGCCGGGGTGGCCTCCACCCATCCCACCGAGGGCCTGGAGAGCCTGGAGCCCCTCTTCGAGGCAATCCTCGCCCACGTCCCCGCGCCCTCTTATGACGACGAGCTGCCCCTTCGGATGCTGGTCACCAACCTCGCCTACGACGACTACACCGGCAGGCTCGCCATAGGCAGGGTCTTCTCCGGAACCATACGGCAGGGGGAGACCGTGGGCATCACCGGCAGGGAGGAGCCGCCGGCCCGGGCCAAGGTGACCATGCTCTACGCCTTCCAGGGCCTCACCAAGCAGCCCATCCAGAGCGCTTCCGCCGGAGACATCCTTTGCCTGGCCGGCCTCGACGGCGCCGGCATCGGCGACACCGTCACGGATGTCGCCGACCCCCGCCCCCTGCCCCGCATCGCCGTGGAGGAGCCCACCCTCTCCATGGTCTTCTCGGTCAACACCTCCCCGTTTGCCGGGCGCGAGGGCAGGTTCGTCACCTCGCGGCAGATGCGCGAGAGGCTCGAGAAGGAGGTCCTGCACAACGTGAGCATCCGGGTGGATTTTTCCGGGACCGACTCCTTCGTGGTCAAGGGACGGGGCGAGCTTCAGCTGGCCATCCTCATAGAGACGATGCGCAGAGAGGGCTACGAGCTATCCGTCTCCATGCCCGAGGTCATCACAAAAGACATCGACGGCGTCATTCATGAGCCCGTGGAGCTGCTGGTGGTGGACATCCCCGAGGAGTACGTGGGCGTGCTCGCCCAGATGGTGGGCCTGAGAAAAGGCAAGATGCTCCGGATGCACAACGCCCGGGCCCGGGTGCGGATGGAATTCCGGGTTCCCTCCCGGGGGCTCATCGGCTTCCGCTCCCAGTTCCTCACCGACACGCGGGGGACCGGGCTGGCCCACCAAATATTCGAGGGCTACGAGCCCT
This window harbors:
- the typA gene encoding translational GTPase TypA codes for the protein MIAHVDHGKTTLVDGMLRQSGIFRSNQQVAERVMDSIDLEREKGITIMAKNTAIRYGKTTINIVDTPGHADFGGEVERTLKMVDGVLLLVDASEGPLPQTRFVLRKALELRLPPVLVVNKIDRSDARIQEVLNEVYDLFIDLGAEEEQLDFPILYTNAKAGVASTHPTEGLESLEPLFEAILAHVPAPSYDDELPLRMLVTNLAYDDYTGRLAIGRVFSGTIRQGETVGITGREEPPARAKVTMLYAFQGLTKQPIQSASAGDILCLAGLDGAGIGDTVTDVADPRPLPRIAVEEPTLSMVFSVNTSPFAGREGRFVTSRQMRERLEKEVLHNVSIRVDFSGTDSFVVKGRGELQLAILIETMRREGYELSVSMPEVITKDIDGVIHEPVELLVVDIPEEYVGVLAQMVGLRKGKMLRMHNARARVRMEFRVPSRGLIGFRSQFLTDTRGTGLAHQIFEGYEPWMGPLSKRPTGALISDRRGAATPYALFHLQPRGTLFIPEGTQVYEGMIIGESSRDADLDVNVTREKKLTNMRAAGADEAIKLIPPRTLSVEHALEFIREDELLEVTPASLRLRKKVLEANKRPRRKGAAATA